CTTTTGCAGAAGAAGATATCGGTCATTCGAAGAGCAACGATGAGATTTATGGCGTTTTGTCCTTTGTTTTTTGGACGCTCACCATTGTTCCTTTGCTCAAGTACATATTTATCGTTCTTAAAGCCGATGATAATGGCGAGGGAGGGACATTTGCTCTGTATTCGTTACTATGTCGACATGCCAGAGTTAACGCATTACCCAATACCCAGTTGGCTGATTCTGAACTCACTGATTTCAAGATGGATGTTCTTGGTCCGCAATCTCAAGAAAGTTTTGGATTCAAACTCAAATCTGCCTTAGAAAAGCGTCAGGTTCTGCAAAAATTCTTGCTCGTTCTTGCTTTAATTGGGGCTTGCATGGTGATAGGAGATGGCATCTTAACACCAGCTATTTCTGGTAATCCTTGCTAACTTTTATATCATTGTTTCAATTTCTGTTTTGATTTGGATGtttgttcatcattcatttctTGATTTAACTTCCCCTGTCAGTTCTTTCTGCGGTTTCTGGGCTCGAGCATACCATGAAGATAGAGCATCACCAATGTAAGAATCTACACTTGTTCATTTTTCATTGGAATTTGGCTTGTTTGTGTTCTGAGGACTGGAAGTAGAAAATTTCCAGTGTTTTCcagtggaggaggaggagggaggTTAAAGTAAGAAGTGAATTGCCATGAACTTAAATCTACCCATTGTTGTCCAAACTTTTAGCTGTTGTTTAGAAATGTTCTTTTGAGCTTTCAACTTCACTTGTCTTCATATGAATGAGAGGTCACTGTCGATTGCTATCAATCATCATGAACAGTTGTCAACAATACTGATTGCTATGCTGTACTTGGAAGACCCTCATCAAGTCTCATCCCAAGTTGCTATCTATTGCATTGAATTGTAAATTGTTTAGATAGGACATAGCATGCCACTACTTATATGACTGTGGGAGGGTAGTGTTTGAGAAGGGGGAGACtgtggaggaggaagaagtgAGGAAAATGACTTAAATGATGAATAATTTTGAACAGCTGTGTAGGAATAAGGTTGAAAATCAAGTGCGGGTGAGCGGGACGGTAGCTATTTGACCTCTCCCATTTTCTTGGAGGAGTTCTTGGCTTTTTTGATGTGGTTGTGGAAGACTTTCATGGTAGATTTGGTATAAAATAAGATAGGCTGTTGAACTTTGCTTGACTATATTTTGTTAGTTCTTGTTCAACCAGTACCCCGACCCATCGATTTGTTCTTCCAGTTTTGCATTCTGCTGTAAACTTTTGGAGTCTGTAGGAGTAGTCTCTCATGAAAAATGATGTTCCTGCAGATATAATAATCCCGATTTCATGCACCGTACTGATAGGCTTGTTTGCTCTTCAACACTACGGCACGCACAGGATTGGCTTCTTGTTTGCTCCAATAGTGACAGTGTGGCTATTCTGTATCAGTGCCATTGGCTTGTACAATATTATTCACTGGAATCCCAGTGTTTATAGAGCAATTTCTCCTACTTACATGTTTCGATTTCTtaagaaaacacaaaaggGAGGCTGGATGTCACTTGGTGGAATTATGCTGTGCATTACTGGTAAATGACATgcatttggtttggtttggtttatcATCTCATGAAATTTCAAGCAAAGTCGGTCACTTATTAATCGGGATATATGTTAATACTTCCAGGTTCGGAGGCAATGTTCGCTGACCTTGGCCATTTTTCACAGTTGTCAATTAAGGTacaatctaaattttaaaagacaaTTCTTTCGGATAGTATGTCTTTCGATTAGAGGGTCTATAGGAGGATGTCTTGCCACCATTCATGTTTAAGACTTCGATGGGATATTGTTGTAGCTCATGTTTATCTCTGCTATGCCTCCTTGTTTCACCGCTGCATATCCAAAGACTTGTAGGTCATCTTGGTTAGCATGTCTGTTTACAAGGCAAATATGATTAACTTTCTCCAAATTCCTTCGCAAATGTATTTGTTATGAATCccatgagatcccacatcggttggagaggcgAACGAAGCATTcgttataagagtgtagaaacctctccctagcaaacgtgttttaaaaacttgaggggaagcccgaaagggaaagtccaaagaggacatttgttagtggtaggcttgggctgttacaaatggtatcagagccagacatcgagcggtgtgccagcaagggcGCTCGGCTCccaaggaaggtggattgtgagatcccacgtcggttggagagaggaacgaaacattcattataaggatgtagaaacctctccctagcatacacgttttaaaaaccttgaggggaagcctaaaaaggacaatatctccaagcagtgagcttgggctgtggTTTTGCGTGGTATATGTATCATCTACTAACAGCTTCTATAGTACCCTgcatatttgaaaattgatgTTTGACACGGATTTTGCGAGAATTTATGCTTACTGAAGTTAGGTATAATGTCGGTAATCATAATGTTTGTTTTCTGGTTTTCTGAAGTGTTCCTTGTTCATTGTTCTGTTTTGTCCAAAAACTTTTGCAGATTGCTTTCTCTTTTATGGTTTATCCGTCTCTCCTCCTAGCATACATGGGGCAAGCTGCCTATCTTTCTCAAAATTATACCTCTCCATCCGACCATCGAATCGGGTTTTATGTATCTGTACCTGGTAGGCCTTAAGATCGGTTTCCACATAAAGTTTGTCGGATGTACTCgagatttgaaaatgattggTGATTGAATGTCGTTTTCTATTTTCAGAGAAATTGAGGTGGCCTGTCCTTATAATTGCTGTGCTTGCTGCTGTAGTAGGAAGTCAGGCTATAATCACCGGAACTTTCTCGATTATAAAGCAGTGCTCTGCTTTGGGTTGCTTTCCTCGAGTCAAAATCGTCCATACGTCCTCTAAAGTTCACGGTCAAATCTATATCCCGGAGATTAATTGGATTTTGATGCTGTTGTGCTTGGCTGTTACCATAAGCTTCAGAGACACAAAGCGCTTGGGTCATGCCTCAGGTATGCTTCTGTTCATTGCACATAATTTTCGGTTTCTCTCTGAACTAAAACACTTATTTTTAAACGTCGTCGACAGGTTTGGCAGTGATCACTGTCATGCTCGTTACTACGTGCTTAATGTCTCTTGTTATTGTCCTGTGTTGGCATCGAAGTGTATTTCTTGCCATAggcttcatcttcttctttgggaCCATTGAATCTCTGTACTTCTCAGCTTCTCTGATCAAATTTCTTGAAGGAGCGTGGGTTCCCATTGCAATTTCTCTTGTATTAATGATTGTTATGTATGTCTGGCACTATGGTACTCTAAAGAAGTTTGAATCTGACATTCAAAACAAGGTTTCTATTAACTGGCTACTTGGTTTGGGCCCGAGCCTCGGCATTGTAAGAGTCCGTGGGATCGGTGTCATTCAGACAGAGCTTGTGTCGGGAATCCCGGGTATCTTCACCCACTTCGTCACCAACATTCCTGCCTTCCATCAAGTACTTGTTTTCCTTTGCATCAAATATGTCCCAGTGCCACATGTTAGAGCAGAGGAACGGTTCCTAATTGGTCGTATTGGTACGAGTGAATATAGACTGTATAGGTGCATTGTGCGATATGGGTATCGAGACGTTCATAAAGACGACGTAGAGTTTGAGAATGATCTTATATGCAGCATAGCAGAGTTCATAAGATCAGGGAGTGCAGAATGTAGTGATTCAAGACAGTGCTTTGATAACCATAGTGAAAAGATGACAGTCGTCGGGACATCGTCTACCTCCGAAGATAGAGTTCAGATGGCCAAGACAATCATGGATGAAAGCTCTGAAGATCTGTACAGAGCTTCAGACACAAGGGAAATAAGATCACCAGCTCCAGTTCAGTTGAGAAAACGAGTGCGCTTCATTGTACCAGAGAGCCCGAAAATCGACACGGATACAAGGGAAGAACTACAAGAACTAATGGAAGCAAGAGAAGTAGGAGTGGCTTACATATTAGGACGGTCACACATGAAAGCGAAACAAGGATCGAGCACAGTGAAAAGAGTAATGATCGATTTCATTTACGAGTTCTTGAGGAAGAACAGCAGAGAAGCTGACTACCCTGTAGGTTTATCACACTCTTCATCAGCCCTTGAAGTGGGTATGATGTATTTGGTTTAGTTTTTACCATACTACATGATTTCTATGTAGATAGATATGGGTATAGAAAGCTGTAATATCtgtaaaataatgaaataatcacaaaataaataaataaaatttgaaaaaaaaaaaaaaaaacactagaaATTTCTAGTGtgaatttgagagaaaaagtGTAACTTTTTGCGCGGTTGTCCCGTTCTTGTTTCGGTCTCTAGcacctatttcaattttcatctttgtAGTGAATTTAcgagattgattttttttttctttttttaaatggaaattaacctcgatttaaaaattgtgaaacGTGTTCAAAGGATATGGATGAATCTCAAGTGGGTAGGTTCGGAAGAAACAAAACACgtggtttattattattattattattattattattattattattattattattattgggatGGTTGATAGTAAtgaaacaattaatttgacttgataaattaatttccTCGTGGTTTTCACTAATAGATTCTTTATTTGACTTTGTTGCTTAGTCACCATTCGGAATGTCAATTAGACATCCTAACAGCTAAGTTAGGTGTGATTTTAGGACTTTATAATTTAAGGCAAATTTAGCACCAACAAATTATtctcacttttatttttattttatttttttaaaaaaatttctatatcattacataattataaagagatattaattaataggGCTACAAATCGGTGGTTCTAATGTCTCTGTATAAATAATCAATAGtggatttttttataaaaatttatgttttttttttttttttttttttaaatatcaattattatcGAACTAAACGTacacttaattttatttagtttcattTTAGTGAAAGCACCGCCAACATGGACTATCCTTACACGAAGGTAAAtactatttaaattattagtcaaCGTGACAAATGTACATACTTTCACTTGATCACCTCCACATTCTAATCATATTCATATACAAAATTCATTATATATTAGTCAAcattatacaaaaaaaaattaaaaataatagtcaaattataagtttaatctatatatatatatatatatatatatatatatataaccttTCAATTTGGTATTGAAATGTCAAATAATCAAGAGGCTTACTTGACTGGACCTAGAAACAAAACAGGAACtactgaaataaaataatattattaaaattattgcaagaaaataaactaaatgtTCAAAACCCCccaatgattttttaaagaggtttaaaaatgtaattttacaatttaaaaaaatagaaaattattatttagattctcgtaaaaatgaaataaaattgttgcgtaaagaaaaataaagatatatatataatatctattttgatatgagatatttggaaaaaaataataataataataaaataaacaggAGGAAGGGGAGAATCTGGATACCGAAGGCGTGAAAGATACGTTTGGAACATTCCACAGAGGCGTGGGGACCACAAGGAACCacagttttatttatttatttatttttattttattatttaaaattagaaattagaaattagaatAGTGAGTTGGTTTAAGTCCAACCCAACCGTCTCTCAGTATTCCCGTAAAACGCGGCAAATGGATAAACTCGAccacattttcaatttttttttttttttaaaagataataataaaagtgggCCC
This genomic window from Cucurbita pepo subsp. pepo cultivar mu-cu-16 chromosome LG01, ASM280686v2, whole genome shotgun sequence contains:
- the LOC111805675 gene encoding potassium transporter 6-like, whose protein sequence is MDLESGVRSEKNAKKESWKAVLMMAYQSLGVVYGELGTSPLYVYKNTFAEEDIGHSKSNDEIYGVLSFVFWTLTIVPLLKYIFIVLKADDNGEGGTFALYSLLCRHARVNALPNTQLADSELTDFKMDVLGPQSQESFGFKLKSALEKRQVLQKFLLVLALIGACMVIGDGILTPAISVLSAVSGLEHTMKIEHHQYIIIPISCTVLIGLFALQHYGTHRIGFLFAPIVTVWLFCISAIGLYNIIHWNPSVYRAISPTYMFRFLKKTQKGGWMSLGGIMLCITGSEAMFADLGHFSQLSIKIAFSFMVYPSLLLAYMGQAAYLSQNYTSPSDHRIGFYVSVPEKLRWPVLIIAVLAAVVGSQAIITGTFSIIKQCSALGCFPRVKIVHTSSKVHGQIYIPEINWILMLLCLAVTISFRDTKRLGHASGLAVITVMLVTTCLMSLVIVLCWHRSVFLAIGFIFFFGTIESLYFSASLIKFLEGAWVPIAISLVLMIVMYVWHYGTLKKFESDIQNKVSINWLLGLGPSLGIVRVRGIGVIQTELVSGIPGIFTHFVTNIPAFHQVLVFLCIKYVPVPHVRAEERFLIGRIGTSEYRLYRCIVRYGYRDVHKDDVEFENDLICSIAEFIRSGSAECSDSRQCFDNHSEKMTVVGTSSTSEDRVQMAKTIMDESSEDLYRASDTREIRSPAPVQLRKRVRFIVPESPKIDTDTREELQELMEAREVGVAYILGRSHMKAKQGSSTVKRVMIDFIYEFLRKNSREADYPVGLSHSSSALEVGMMYLV